One window of the Primulina eburnea isolate SZY01 chromosome 18, ASM2296580v1, whole genome shotgun sequence genome contains the following:
- the LOC140819811 gene encoding ribonuclease 3-like protein 3, which translates to MVEEKVEVSVPFQELVLEKNKNPEEEEEEEDLVKEMRKILGGYEFKDKILLLQAFTHHSYKEDCFSYERLEFIGDSVLGIMITRELYFMHQDLNPGQLTKLRAANVDNEKLARVAVKHNLHKFLRHNKPLLAAKIEEFSNDVKEYPLHSFGLIDAPKVLGDIVESLIGAIYIDSNSSIDKTWEISKTLLVPIVTPSSLKMHPVTRLYELCQKNGFKVEIRDYWKKTGEFEFFVDDEFAGRGKYTDKKSIACNRAAHDAFCNLLRKIDETSSSSLKLF; encoded by the exons ATGGTGGAAGAGAAAGTTGAAGTATCGGTCCCCTTCCAAGAACTCGTCTTGGAAAAGAACAAAAACCCCGAAgaggaagaggaagaagaagattTGGTCAAAGAGATGAGAAAGATCCTCGGAGGATATGAATTCAAGGACAAGATCTTGTTGTTACAAGCATTCACACATCATTCTTATAAAGAGGATTGTTTCTCGTACGAGAGGCTCGAATTCATCGGCGATTCGGTTCTAGGCATTATGATCACTAGAGAACTATATTTTATGCATCAAGACTTGAATCCCGGTCAGTTGACGAAGCTTCGAGCCGCAAACGTCGATAACGAGAAGCTGGCACGGGTTGCGGTCAAGCATAACTTGCACAAGTTTCTGCGTCACAACAAGCCTCTACTTGCAGCAAAG ATTGAAGAATTTAGTAACGATGTGAAGGAGTATCCTTTGCATTCATTTGGACTCATTGATGCCCCAAAGGTTCTCGGAGATATTGTTGAATCCTTGATTGGTGCTATATATATCGACTCCAACTCCTCGATAGACAAAACATGGGAG ATATCGAAGACTTTATTGGTTCCAATAGTCACACCATCGTCTCTAAAGATGCATCCAGTTACAAGATTGTACGAATTATGCCAGAAAAATGGATTTAAAGTCGAGATTAGGGACTACTGGAAGAAAACTGGAGAATTCGAATTTTTTGTGGACGATGAATTCGCCGGAAGAGGAAAATACACAGACAAGAAGAGCATTGCTTGTAACAGAGCGGCACACGACGCATTCTGCAATCTTCTACGAAAGATTGATGAGACAAGCTCATCATCGTTAAAATTATTCTGA